In the Paenibacillus sp. FSL R7-0337 genome, AATGTGTCCGAGGTCCGCTCCCTCTTTTCCAGACTGAAGATGCGGGGGGCAACGCCGACCGGACCGGCTATTTTCAAGGTGCTGGAACATTATCGTTATGATAAACTGGAGGAACATCGTAATTATCTTCCAGGGGAAGATGACGGGGCAAGAGAAGGGATGATTGATGGGTATGTCGTCTAATCCATCCTATCCGGCAGGCACAGTGATTACCGGCAAATGGCGGGGGAACCGTTATGTCGTGGAACGTGTGCTGGGGAAAGGGGCAAACGGAACCGTATATCTGGTGCAGCGGGAAGGCCGACGGGAGCGGTATGCGCTTAAGATCGGATACGATACGCTGGAGCTGCAGTCTGAGATTAACGTGCTGACCTCCCTGCAGTCCTGCCGCAAACGCAGCGAGCACCGGGCACGCAAGGAATCGCCGCTATCCTCCTACCTGCTGGAATCGGATGATTTCAAGGATCGGGACCAGGCGCCCTTTTATGTGATGCGCTATGTGGAAGGAAGGCCGCTGCATCATTTCCTGTCCAGGAATGGTGCCTCCTGGCTGGGGCTTGTCGGAATGACGATTCTGGAGAAGCTGCAGACGCTACATGAGTGCGGCTTCGTATTCGGAGACCTGAAGCCGGAGAATGTCATGGTATCCAGCTACGGGGAAGCCGAGCTGATTGATTACGGAGGGGCAAGTCCCATCGGACGCAGCGTGAAGCAGTTCACCGAATGGCATGACCGCGGATTCTGGAATGCCGGCAGCCGGACAGGTGACCAGAGCTATGACCTGTTTGCTTTTGCCGTCCTGTGCCTGCGTCTCCTTAATGAAGAAGGGCTGAAGTCTGCCGCCCAGCAGCTGCCGCAGACAAGGAGCGTAGAGGAGCTGATGAAGCTGGCCCGGGAGCTGCCGGACAAGAAACTGTCCTCCTGGCTATGCCTCGCGCTCAAAGGCGGTTTCCCCGGTTCTGCGCAGGCTGCGGAGATCTGGAGAAGCCACATCTACAGAGGACGGAAGACCGGACATGAGACGATGGCGACCCCGCGCTGGCTCAAAAATGCGTTCGCGCTGTCTTTATTTCTGCTGGCATTCACGCTATACTGGGTTTTCCGTTTCTGATAATTAATTGAATGCTGTAATCGTACATAATCACCAAGATGCTGACCGCCGGATCAGGCCGTGTTAGGGATGGCAGGAAAGGAAGCCCCTATGGAGCACAGGAAGGAACTGGTGGAATCCGTAATGGAGGCTGCGGTTGAATATGAGCTGTGGGCGCCTCATGACACCATTGTAGTCGCAGTTTCCGGAGGGCCGGACTCTGTGGCTCTTTTGCGTATTCTGCATGAGATCTC is a window encoding:
- a CDS encoding serine/threonine protein kinase, which gives rise to MGMSSNPSYPAGTVITGKWRGNRYVVERVLGKGANGTVYLVQREGRRERYALKIGYDTLELQSEINVLTSLQSCRKRSEHRARKESPLSSYLLESDDFKDRDQAPFYVMRYVEGRPLHHFLSRNGASWLGLVGMTILEKLQTLHECGFVFGDLKPENVMVSSYGEAELIDYGGASPIGRSVKQFTEWHDRGFWNAGSRTGDQSYDLFAFAVLCLRLLNEEGLKSAAQQLPQTRSVEELMKLARELPDKKLSSWLCLALKGGFPGSAQAAEIWRSHIYRGRKTGHETMATPRWLKNAFALSLFLLAFTLYWVFRF